In the Glycine max cultivar Williams 82 chromosome 19, Glycine_max_v4.0, whole genome shotgun sequence genome, TATACATAAAAGAGGACAATGGTACAAGGGAAGTTACAACTTAATTAGGCAATGAAATTACCTCCcagttataattaaaatactatCTTCTTCCCCCTGGTGACATATAAACTGAAAAAGCTATGTGTCCTACTGATGAACAAGAAAGAGATTCCTACGTTTACACAATGCTTTCTCGCAGAATATACACACTATATATATTACTGTTGGTGTATCCCTCACAGAATATTTCTACACCAAAATTAAACTAGCAATGCGTATTGCCTCTCTGTTAATATTTTCGAGCACCGCACCTCACTCTCTTTTAATTTGATGTTACTGGCAAAATAGTACTTTCTTATAATGATTTACTGATAATTTGAGTTTAAAAATGgttgaattaattttagttgtttgtagaaaataagaaattcagAAAACATATTTATGATAATGAACATAATTAATTCGACCATAGCAGAACATCGCATTGAACGTGAGAGTCACAGAGACAGGTGTATAGAGGTTGAAGGCGTCGTACAATGAAAGGAGGAGATTCGTTTTCATAATACGTATGCTAGTATCTAATATAACCTGGGATGAGTATTGCTTGAATGCTtgataagtaattaaatttctgattttaacatttttttaatcaattcttttaaaaatttaagacaCTGTCGGCTGAGCTACAAAGTCCTTATCGCCTAAAGTAGGTTTCAATCACCCCCATTATAAGATCAACCGATTAGAAacgaactttttttattttgttaacacTCTGAATAAACTCTtgctaattaaaattataaaccatACCCTGTATGAGGGAAACAAGGCTAAGCCTACATAGTGGTATGACAAAAGGGGACCAATGAAACTATTATATGTGGACACTATTGTTGGAGTAGAGGTGAGTCATCTGATTCATGGTTAGGCTGAGTTATGGGGAAATGTTGACGGTGTCTTGAGTTAGAATCCTTTGTCCTCTTTTAGTATTCTCCGAACAATCATcaatcttagaaaaaaaaaaaaaaaagacctagTACATAAGTAAAAAACACAGCCATGATCACATGGAACAAATTTGTGTATTGTGCCTCCACTTTCCATAGGGTCCCTATCTAATAGCAAAATAAGATGTCCGTTGTCCCATTTACTCGAATTAGAAGTAGCAGTACTTTATGTCGAGATCATATGTAACTGTTCCCATGTTCTTCCCTGCTCAACCCTTAACCTGGGGATAGAGACTAGAATGTAAGTTGAAAGCTTTTGCCTGGTACCTATCATTGATCAAGTCCTATTCACATGGGCTAACACGTACTGTCACTGTGTGCAAGAATAAGACAAAAAAAGGTATATGTGAAAACATTCATAATTTTCTAGGGTCGTTGTCTTACAAACCAATTATCAAGCACGTATTAATCTTATTACCTTAGATTGGATAGGCAACATGTGACTCATTTTCTATAGGTGGATCCAATCACCTAATATTTAATTAGGGCATACGCATCCATAATCAATTCCAAAATTTCCCACATCATATTCTTCTTCATACATCATAACTTGTAAGCATATAGCtacaatacacacacacacacacatatatatatatatatatatattctcatcTTTTGTATAAATCTCACCGATCTTCAACAGCagtaataactaattaattacgAAATTGAACATAATGAAGTAATATTGATAGAATTCCTATgtaaaaaatggaataaaaaaagTCACATTTTCGTTATTGGCTGTCCTTCTTTCGGTTAGCGTGAAGGTGCTCATGCTCTGTTTTGGTGTTAAATGTTAATACACAGGTGGGGCTCCATGTCTgggaaataattaaatttcgGAGTGGAACTTTTataaagttaataataatattattttgttaaaactaCCACGGTTTTATTTAAAGTGAAAATCCATTGAATTAAAACTCATATTAGTGTTCAAATTGACCAACTAAGATCGAGGATCCACAATATTCCACAGTAAATTGAGAAGGGTTAGAAATGAATAGTGTGTGGTTTTGGGGTTGAGTCCTTTAAATCCGATTTCGACCACATCCAACCAGTGATTAGCCCTGGAATTGACGGTCAGGGAGTACCCCAAATTTTGACCTGTAAGATATGTGACGACTAATGAAATCTTGTTATATTTCTCAAGTTGGAATATATTTGAGCAATGAGCATGATGGTATACTATTTGTGAACGATAATTTTCATGATAAATGCAAACTGTTTTCTGCTACAACTCAACCATTTCAATTTTAGAGTTGACTTGCACCTCAACTCAACTCCCTTCTTTCTCGGCATGGATGGGTCATCTTCCAGTGGTTCAAGAATCTTTGGTCGGTCAATAAAGTATGAGAAATCATAtcttttaattgttttcttaccgctaatttattagttttgttaaaaatattagcGAAAAGATTTGAACTAAAAACATCTTGgctctctctttttcatttacCAATTAGTCTTTCATTATCAAGCCTTCAAACTTTTAAATGAATCTTATtaccttaaattaaaaaattaatttccttAACTCCTTACCAAGAAAATACCATGagctcaaaaagaaaaaaatcttcaGCCAAACTAATTCATCATTAAAAGCTAACTTAaagctaataaaaattaatagagaaTATTTTAGGTCATTAAAAGGAATATTTTAGGTTAAGAATTAACAATTTAACTCCTctagcaaaaataaaattacgtgAATCTTGCGTTAAGCaatattgttgaaaaaaataataagttgtaTTTCTACAAATTCGTTATTTGTTAGGTGTATTTATCAATTATCTATTTTTCTCATCAATTATTGATGTGTAACATTATATTGTTTTTACAACACTCTCcaaattcttgaaaaaaaagaCAAGACTCTCCAAATCAACTCTTTAAtactatataaagaaaatattaaataacatatgATACGTTTAATATTGTAGCAACATaaaatgtatttgatttttcatttaaaaaataagaaaatattatataagaatttaaaatattcatgatGAATTAAGCACatgtttaattcatttaatattagaaaatatttcctaattttaataatttccaaaaataaaaataaataaactattattatttttacgaAAACAATCCCAACTAAAGTTTTATCAGGATATTAATTTTACCTTTTCTCGTAAAGGAGTCATATATTTTAACCAtatacttaatgaaaaattgtttttctcTATATTCAATTCTTTTTAATGGTATATTTAACTACATATCAAAGTCATAACATAACTAACAATAGTTAATTCAAGTGATTATGTGTCTGATCCCTCAGGcaagattttagatttaaattttgtaaataaaaaaaaatataattaagaaaaaaattataataaaagtagtATATCAGATTCCTAACAAAGATTAATCACAGAACTAATAAATAATCTGCGTCATTCAGTATCATGATTacccattaaaaaaaactataacatAAATCAAGTGTCATTTTTTATGAGAACTTGTATAAGATATGGTTCTAAAATTCTGATGGTCTTCCATTAATGCCCGTTGAATATAATAATGATGCAATTAATATATTCAGTATAAATATATCAATGGAGAATCATAGTTGATCGAGGAACCACCTTATAGAAATCCTTTTCATCATCTAATTTCGTAATTATACTTATTGAAGATACGAAATACAAACACAATTGGAAGCTCTAATAGCTACTTGTGGTACGGAACCTTATGGTTGTACTTGTACGTACAGAAATAATATTAGCTTTAAGCTGCATTCCAAATTATGATGAAGAAAtagaaattatcaaaattaaaagttagttATAGATTAAGGGTAGATTTAAAAATGTTTCAATGATTTGTTATGAATGGTGTGGCTAGATCCATTATCttgttcatctttttttttcatatcatgTTAGTAGGCTAAAATGCCATCTTCTTTTGTAAAGATTGATTAATGTTCTTGAATCTCATAGGAACTATTTGTCAAATATTCATGTAATTGGATAGGTGTACCTTGTACTTCATCATATCAATACATTTTgcttcattataaaaaaaaaaggtggtcATCCCCAACGAGGCAACACTATATAAACCAGATGGACGATGGTTATCTGGCCTTCTTGCATACAAGTTAGACTTACAGGCATAATACAGCATCAAAATGACTAACTGATTATGTTTTCACTGTTTTCTGTACAAACatttaaaaacagaaaacaagttgaaaacaaagtggcaattcagtaaattaaaagtaaaaacagaaaataaaaacggGTTGTTATTGTTTGTAAAAGCATATAGGagtattcaaaaagaaaaatctacaATAAGAGTTGCTTAATggattgtttataaaaaaaatattattttagtgtcatgttattttgaattgcttgaaattggataaaattactTATAAAAGTCATTCTTGTTGATAAGTTACTTAACTTTGTATTAGATATAggaaagagaaaacaaatatttgtgaattaaacaacttattaataaaaactcttattgaaaaaattaattaaattgtttaagcGATATTAATTTGGTTGTTTATGTAAAGATCATTGAAGATTAAGATTAGTTCCtaagatatatattatatgtgtgCAAGATCACCCGAAACATGTTACAGCTTACAAAGAAATTAAGTAACTAAGGCAACATTAAAGACATACATGACAAGGTCTCATGCAACTCTAAGCCCTTTAACCCAACAGGCAATAGCAATACCCTTGTTCCTATTCTTTTTCCTTGTAATGATTCTCTTCAAGTCATCTGGTTCGCAAGGAATTGCAAGTGCTCCTACCTGAGAGAATCCGTACTCTTCTTCAGCTTGCTTTAacaacttcacaaagtcagggTGATCCAAAAACTCCAACTCAATAGAGAATCTCTCTGGCTTCCACCCTTGTGTTGCAATCACCAAAAAATGGCCCTGCTTCACCCCTTTTGGACGTGAGAAAGTGCTTTGTAGTTTCCTCATCATAGGCTCCACTACTCCAAACCCTCCGATCCACAATCCCCAAGAACAACTACTACTACATGTTTTACCCATGCCTCAGAGAAACAAATAGTAACCTGAACAAGTTAATTTCTTTTGGAAGTTCTTACATGCCAATGCTGGAATATATATAGTGGCATGCATGTGTGACCAAAAGATAAATGTCAGATATATGACTTTGGAATTGGAATTCAAGTTGATAATAGCGTAGTCGTGGGGACAATCGCATGTGAGCTTTCATTAAAGGTTGATGTCACTTTTCCCTCCCATTTTGAGGATGAAGTTAGCTCCTTCCTTACATCATCTTTCAAGTCATTGCATGCAAAGGGAAATACACACAAAAAAGACATATATGatgagagaaaatattttatataagaattaaatgtCTTATATTCTTTGAAGTTTAGACTTAATTCaacttcaaaatatttattgggATTGGTGCATGAATAATAAGTAATAGTGAGTGACCCTTTTGAATAATATTAGATATGCTAGATTCTTAAAATGTGAGTTTAAGTCTAATtcaatctaaaaaattaattcaaaagatGAGGATTGTtcctcacttatatactctaatttgactttatttttattcgatgtaagatttaaatttttttcaataaaatgattaaatataaatcttataatCATACATGtaggattaaaatttaatgtgacgtgaatacttaaaaaattataatatttttaagattaaatattGACTGTTCgtgtttaattatataatttaaatttaatttttttattttcatataaaatatgttttcttatatatatatatatatatatatatatatatatatatatatatatatatatatatatatatatatatatatatataaaaggaggaCTAGACAAAGGGTACCATATATACTTCAGTCATTTCAATTTGCCTTCATTCAATAGAGGCCCTCTCAGTTAACACATGAACGATGGTAATAGGACATTTTAAACCtacaacaaaaatttattcaattaataaGAATACTGTTTATGTCTCATAAGGACACGAATTGGAAATTTGAAATTCCATTATCAATATATGAACATATATTTGGATTTTATagaattagttatttttaagcATATGTAGTACATAACCATACAGAATAACTATATATACAGCTTgaatgtataatttgttttcataaattataagagACTTAAAATTCAACATTGACCACTTATGGGAGGAGGCGTCTTTTCGTTGCATGTTGGAATCATGTGAGCAATTAATAACAAGGAAAGCAAAGAAAAATGTAGCTTTTGCGTTGCAATACGCATACATGTACTTTATTCTTTTCCCTTGGCCACAACAGTGTCATCGACTATTGATAGCACACTTCTGCTTTGACAATAGTGCATATAGGAAGTAGCAAAAGTAGGAAATTATCGTGATCATGATAGCAACACGTAGCTAGAGTGTTTAGATGAAGGATCAAACTGCATAGTAAATAACTATTAGCTAGCGAACATT is a window encoding:
- the LOC100795119 gene encoding auxin-responsive protein SAUR71, which produces MGKTCSSSCSWGLWIGGFGVVEPMMRKLQSTFSRPKGVKQGHFLVIATQGWKPERFSIELEFLDHPDFVKLLKQAEEEYGFSQVGALAIPCEPDDLKRIITRKKNRNKGIAIACWVKGLRVA